From the genome of Halobacteriovorax marinus SJ:
AAGGACCATTTGGGTCGCAACCTACATCACTTATCACAGTGAGGTTTCTCTGCTTCTTTATAGTTTCAAGATCAAGAAATGGAGCTCTTGGCTCTTTAATGAGAGCACAGTTGATTAAGATATCATAGCCAAGGATATCCTCAATTGGATGCTCACTAGCTGTGTCGGCAGAACCCCATTGAGTTGGTTCTATTCCAAGTGCGCGTAGAAATTTAACAGCGCCTTTTCCCGACCTTCCCTTTGCTCCAATAATAAGGACTCGTGGGCGAGAGATAATCTTATTCAGTCTATCCTGTACATCATTAATTAAATGCATTTGATTTTCGTAAGGAAGAAGTGGTGCCCTACTATTGTAATTCATTCCTAGCTGCGTATGAACCCAGAGGTCTAGACCAAGTGCTGCTCCAGCAAATCCGGCCCAAACGCCAAAGGCAGCAATTCGTTTCTCATCTTTATTTACAAGGTACTCAAGATCAAAGAGCAGTCCATCTCCAGCGACGAACCTTGAAAGCGTCTTTTCAAATCCGTGTTGGTTTTTAAAAACATGTGCGAAGTGAATATGCCTATGGCTTAGAGGAAAGTTTGCATCTTCTAATTCTTTTAGACCGACAATGATCGCGTTAAGAGGAGCGTTCACCCAAGAGTTCGTTTCAACTATTTTACAACCAACTTCACTGTACTCACTGTCTTCATAGACTCTAGTCGCAGAGCTCTCAACAACAACGTCATGACCTAATTCAAGAAGTTCTTTACAAGCACTCGGTGTTAAACAACATCTTTGTTCAAAAGCTTTTGTTTCGTGCCTAAGCCAGATAAGTCGTTGCATGGATTCCCTTTGTCAGTCTTATATTGTTTGATGTCAAAACAAATCATGTTTTTATGCT
Proteins encoded in this window:
- a CDS encoding saccharopine dehydrogenase, whose protein sequence is MQRLIWLRHETKAFEQRCCLTPSACKELLELGHDVVVESSATRVYEDSEYSEVGCKIVETNSWVNAPLNAIIVGLKELEDANFPLSHRHIHFAHVFKNQHGFEKTLSRFVAGDGLLFDLEYLVNKDEKRIAAFGVWAGFAGAALGLDLWVHTQLGMNYNSRAPLLPYENQMHLINDVQDRLNKIISRPRVLIIGAKGRSGKGAVKFLRALGIEPTQWGSADTASEHPIEDILGYDILINCALIKEPRAPFLDLETIKKQRNLTVISDVGCDPNGPCNPLPIYKDCTTMDMPSIKILDDLHLTAIDHLPSLLPRESSEDFCSQLLPHFKEFLEGNIEDTPWDKALEVFYTKTHNIELDESIADEESSAKILM